In Methanobacteriaceae archaeon, the following are encoded in one genomic region:
- a CDS encoding nucleoside deaminase — protein sequence MAFAQEEAMESLRNGGIPIGAVLVKNGEIIGRGHNKRVQLDSAILHAEIECLESAGRIKADEYKNCTLYTTLSPCAMCSGAILLYNIPLVVVGVNENFKGPEENLTRNGVQVINLNLDSCKHMLREFIEKHPDLWNENIGNEDVGCKLTPFRLKKKSITDAIFINQYRSY from the coding sequence ATGGCCTTTGCTCAGGAAGAAGCCATGGAAAGCTTGAGAAATGGAGGCATTCCTATTGGCGCTGTTCTGGTAAAAAACGGTGAAATAATAGGAAGAGGGCATAACAAACGGGTTCAGCTCGATTCAGCAATTCTCCACGCCGAAATTGAATGTTTAGAAAGTGCAGGTAGGATTAAAGCAGATGAATATAAAAATTGCACACTCTACACAACACTTTCACCCTGTGCAATGTGTTCAGGAGCAATTTTACTTTATAACATTCCTCTGGTTGTGGTGGGGGTGAACGAAAACTTCAAGGGTCCGGAAGAGAATCTTACCCGTAATGGTGTGCAGGTAATAAACCTTAACCTTGATTCGTGTAAGCATATGCTAAGGGAATTCATTGAGAAACATCCCGATTTGTGGAATGAGAATATAGGTAATGAAGATGTAGGTTGTAAACTAACACCCTTCAGACTTAAAAAAAAATCCATTACAGATGCAATTTTTATTAATCAATACAGAAGTTATTAG
- the phrB gene encoding deoxyribodipyrimidine photo-lyase, whose translation MIQSQRLSKLNENPVQEGDYVLYWMQASPRSHYNHALEYSIMKANHLKKPLLVYFGLTNDFPEANKRHYSFLLQGLQNTKISLEKRGIKMVVQLVSPPEGARELAENASMLITDKGYLKIQREWIQMVIDSVKCPMQQVETNVVVPLETASPKEEYSAATLRRKINKRLKDFLVPLKMENHLKSSQELDIESITLDNLNRLMKRMRLDSKVESVEHFKGGTENALKLLDDFLKNKIDKFEERNDPTRDYLSHMSPYLHFGQISPLYIALKVLKTNSPGKNAYLEELIIRRELAMNFVYYNPHYHRLNCLPEWALKTLMKHRNDKREYLYSFKDFENAETHDPYWNAAQNEMRYKGKMHGYMRMYWGKKILEWTNEPEEAYQIALTLNNKYELDGRDPNGFAGVAWCFGKHDRAWKEREIYGKVRYMNANGLKRKFKIDLYVDSIEDVMNNTDMDD comes from the coding sequence ATGATCCAAAGCCAACGGTTGAGTAAACTTAATGAGAATCCAGTACAGGAGGGGGATTATGTTTTATACTGGATGCAGGCATCTCCCCGTTCACACTATAACCATGCACTGGAATACAGCATAATGAAGGCTAATCATCTTAAAAAGCCATTACTGGTATATTTTGGTTTAACTAATGATTTTCCAGAGGCTAATAAGAGACATTACTCCTTCTTACTTCAGGGACTTCAAAACACCAAGATTTCCCTAGAAAAGAGGGGAATAAAGATGGTGGTTCAGTTAGTTTCACCCCCTGAAGGTGCCAGGGAGTTAGCAGAAAACGCTTCCATGTTAATCACTGATAAGGGATATCTTAAAATTCAAAGAGAATGGATTCAGATGGTTATTGATAGTGTAAAGTGTCCCATGCAACAGGTAGAAACCAATGTGGTGGTTCCCCTTGAAACCGCTTCACCTAAAGAAGAATATTCTGCGGCCACCCTCCGCAGAAAGATAAATAAAAGACTAAAAGATTTTTTAGTGCCACTTAAAATGGAAAATCATCTAAAAAGCTCACAGGAACTGGATATTGAATCAATAACTCTCGATAATTTGAATAGGCTCATGAAAAGGATGAGGCTTGATTCTAAAGTCGAATCAGTTGAACATTTTAAAGGAGGCACTGAAAATGCCCTTAAATTGCTTGATGATTTCCTTAAAAATAAGATCGATAAATTTGAAGAGAGAAATGATCCCACCAGGGATTATCTGTCCCATATGAGTCCCTACCTTCATTTTGGTCAGATATCTCCTCTTTACATCGCACTCAAAGTTTTAAAAACCAACAGTCCTGGTAAAAATGCTTATCTGGAAGAATTAATTATAAGGCGGGAGCTGGCCATGAACTTCGTTTATTACAATCCACATTATCATCGCTTGAATTGTCTTCCAGAATGGGCTCTTAAAACTCTAATGAAACACCGAAATGATAAACGAGAATACCTGTATTCTTTTAAAGACTTTGAAAATGCAGAAACTCATGATCCCTACTGGAATGCAGCCCAGAATGAGATGAGATATAAGGGTAAAATGCATGGTTATATGAGAATGTACTGGGGTAAAAAAATTCTCGAATGGACCAATGAACCTGAAGAAGCTTACCAGATTGCCCTTACCCTCAATAATAAGTATGAGTTGGATGGTCGGGACCCTAATGGATTTGCAGGGGTGGCCTGGTGTTTCGGAAAGCATGACCGTGCATGGAAGGAGAGGGAAATATACGGAAAAGTACGTTACATGAATGCCAATGGTCTTAAAAGAAAATTCAAAATAGACCTTTATGTTGATAGCATAGAAGATGTGATGAATAATACGGATATGGATGATTAA
- a CDS encoding DUF5518 domain-containing protein — translation MVKWGPVVVGFILAVILSNLFGIYVNAYWGVNLGLFIAGFIVGYWVHEGILGGLWNATVAGAFGSIVLAILLVVGGTIFGGIAGFTAGVLTGITLVIASLIVNIIFMGVGGAIGGLLSGSD, via the coding sequence ATGGTGAAATGGGGACCCGTAGTGGTGGGTTTTATTTTAGCAGTGATACTCAGTAATTTATTTGGTATCTACGTGAATGCTTATTGGGGTGTTAACCTGGGGCTTTTCATAGCAGGATTTATTGTGGGATACTGGGTTCATGAGGGGATACTGGGCGGATTGTGGAATGCTACTGTGGCCGGTGCATTCGGATCCATTGTCCTGGCTATTTTACTGGTGGTGGGAGGAACAATTTTTGGTGGTATAGCAGGATTTACAGCAGGAGTATTAACAGGGATAACTTTAGTAATAGCATCGCTAATCGTTAACATAATTTTCATGGGTGTAGGGGGAGCCATTGGTGGTTTATTAAGTGGAAGTGACTAA
- a CDS encoding MFS transporter, with protein sequence MFKLNFELSKDSIKNNSIKFIVLLGIVSLFGDMTYEGARSITGPYLALLGANAAAVGFVAGFGELIGYALRFLSGYLADKTRRYWFMTITGYAVNLIAVPLLAFAGNWPMAAFLLIAERMGKAIRTPPRDVMLSHATSQVGSGWGFGLHEAMDQIGAILGPLLVAVIMYWNGNYQTSFLFLFLPAILALTVLLTSRFLYPNPHDLEINVPQLETKGLMKIYWIYIVGVIFIALGFADFPLIAFHFQKVETVSPVMIPIFYSVAMGVDALAALIFGRFFDKIGMWALIMAVTASAFFAPLVFWGGFNLALLGMVLWGVGMGAQESIMRAAVAGMSPINRRGSAYGIFSTIYGVSWFIGSFAMGIIYDFSLSLMVIFSVLTQIIAILPLLLIRNHRP encoded by the coding sequence ATGTTCAAACTAAATTTTGAGTTATCAAAGGATAGTATAAAAAACAACTCCATCAAATTCATCGTTCTATTGGGAATTGTAAGCTTATTTGGTGACATGACCTATGAAGGTGCTCGCAGCATAACTGGCCCCTACTTGGCATTACTGGGTGCTAATGCTGCTGCAGTAGGTTTCGTAGCTGGATTTGGAGAGTTAATAGGTTACGCACTTCGTTTTCTCTCAGGATATCTGGCGGATAAAACAAGAAGGTACTGGTTTATGACCATTACCGGCTACGCAGTGAACCTAATCGCAGTACCATTACTTGCTTTTGCTGGAAACTGGCCTATGGCAGCTTTTCTATTGATTGCTGAAAGAATGGGAAAAGCCATACGCACACCACCCCGTGATGTAATGTTATCCCATGCCACATCACAGGTTGGGTCTGGATGGGGATTCGGACTCCACGAAGCCATGGATCAGATCGGAGCCATTTTAGGGCCTCTGTTGGTGGCGGTGATTATGTATTGGAATGGTAATTACCAAACCAGCTTTCTATTTTTGTTCCTACCAGCAATTCTGGCTTTAACCGTACTTCTTACTTCAAGATTTTTATACCCTAACCCTCATGATTTAGAAATAAATGTCCCCCAACTGGAAACAAAAGGACTGATGAAAATATACTGGATTTACATTGTGGGGGTAATTTTCATTGCTCTTGGATTTGCTGATTTCCCCCTAATCGCTTTTCATTTCCAAAAGGTAGAAACAGTCTCACCAGTAATGATCCCCATCTTTTATTCTGTAGCCATGGGTGTGGATGCACTGGCAGCTTTAATATTCGGAAGATTCTTTGATAAGATCGGAATGTGGGCCTTAATCATGGCAGTCACGGCATCAGCCTTTTTCGCTCCACTGGTATTCTGGGGTGGATTTAACCTGGCTTTACTGGGAATGGTATTATGGGGAGTGGGAATGGGTGCCCAAGAATCCATTATGAGGGCAGCAGTTGCGGGAATGTCACCTATTAATAGGAGAGGATCCGCCTATGGTATATTCAGCACAATTTATGGAGTTTCATGGTTCATAGGAAGTTTTGCCATGGGAATCATTTATGACTTCTCTCTCAGTTTGATGGTGATTTTTTCAGTATTAACGCAGATAATAGCAATCCTACCTCTACTATTAATCAGAAATCATCGCCCATGA
- a CDS encoding DUF1722 domain-containing protein, with protein MRKFPRPCLVSSKCIEFEACRYNGLIIKSSLVEKLKNFADFIPVCPEVEIGLGIPRDPIHLEENNDQIMLIQPSTGADFTENMEYFADSFLNSIEVVDGFILKNKSPSCGIKAVKVYPPGAKARPRTDGVGLFARKVFESFPYLPVEDEGRLRNLYLRENYLTRIYTLAEFRENVENGDFASLVNFHRKNKLLFLSYSQTYTRKLGRLVANSSKNSLNELIEKYKQIMRKMLVKDPLPPANINVLMHAMGHFSKDLHHQEKSFFLESLEKYRQGRVPLLVTQNLLKSWIIRFNNEYLSDQTFFEPYPDELMEITFI; from the coding sequence TTGAGGAAATTCCCAAGGCCGTGTCTGGTTTCAAGTAAATGTATAGAATTCGAGGCCTGTCGTTACAATGGTCTTATCATCAAAAGTAGCCTGGTTGAAAAGCTTAAAAACTTCGCGGATTTTATCCCAGTTTGTCCCGAGGTGGAAATTGGACTGGGCATACCCCGGGACCCTATTCACCTGGAGGAAAATAATGATCAGATAATGCTAATCCAACCTTCAACAGGTGCTGATTTCACCGAAAACATGGAATACTTTGCAGATTCTTTTTTGAATTCTATCGAAGTGGTAGATGGGTTCATCCTCAAAAATAAATCCCCTTCCTGCGGTATTAAAGCAGTTAAGGTTTATCCTCCCGGGGCTAAAGCAAGACCCCGTACAGATGGAGTTGGATTGTTCGCCAGAAAGGTTTTTGAAAGTTTTCCCTATCTCCCTGTTGAGGATGAAGGCCGCCTGCGCAATCTATATTTAAGGGAAAATTACCTGACACGAATTTACACCCTAGCAGAATTCCGGGAAAATGTTGAAAATGGGGATTTCGCTAGCCTAGTTAATTTCCACCGGAAAAATAAGTTATTATTCCTATCCTACAGTCAAACTTATACCCGTAAACTGGGCAGATTGGTGGCTAATTCCTCAAAGAATTCTTTAAATGAGTTAATTGAAAAATATAAACAGATTATGAGAAAGATGCTTGTTAAGGATCCTTTGCCACCTGCCAATATCAATGTTTTAATGCATGCTATGGGACATTTCTCTAAGGATCTCCATCACCAGGAGAAATCATTTTTCCTGGAATCATTGGAAAAATACAGGCAGGGAAGAGTACCATTATTAGTAACTCAAAACTTACTTAAATCATGGATCATCCGTTTTAACAATGAATATCTTTCTGATCAGACTTTCTTTGAACCATACCCTGATGAACTCATGGAAATAACCTTCATTTAA
- a CDS encoding DUF1284 domain-containing protein, whose product MVGNVEIGVVSEPVEIRAHHLLCIQGFQGHGYSKDFTTNMAKIVHKLRDNPSTFLKIVRGADSICRYCPHLSNGTCYLDPISESRIKVMDNLLLQYLEINHESLVSWNEIKTLTKNLSPRTIKKICANCFWKNKCLYFQKRVL is encoded by the coding sequence ATGGTGGGTAACGTCGAAATTGGCGTTGTTTCTGAGCCTGTGGAGATCAGAGCCCATCACCTCCTATGCATCCAAGGATTCCAGGGCCACGGCTACAGCAAGGATTTCACGACAAATATGGCAAAAATTGTCCATAAACTCCGAGATAATCCTTCTACTTTTTTAAAGATTGTCAGAGGCGCGGATTCCATATGCAGGTATTGTCCTCATCTTTCAAATGGTACCTGTTATCTGGATCCCATATCTGAAAGCAGAATCAAGGTTATGGATAATTTATTACTTCAATATTTAGAAATTAACCATGAATCCCTGGTATCCTGGAATGAGATAAAAACTTTAACCAAGAATTTAAGCCCACGGACTATTAAAAAGATATGTGCAAATTGTTTTTGGAAAAATAAGTGTTTATATTTCCAGAAAAGAGTTCTATAA
- a CDS encoding biotin transporter BioY: MEISTEKYYRKRYSLFEWRSNTSTVNKLIIAFFMACVTGIMAQVVIPLPWTPVPITAQTFAVLMAGVVLGRCWGGISQVIYLAVGLLGVPWFAGLSGGYTIILGATGGYLIGFILAALFLGYFTDKYTHSRNFRPMLGLMLLANFALIYIPGLVGLGLWMYLVKGSFPTILTIISMGLLPFIFGDLVKIGGAAALTKAITPKDRY; this comes from the coding sequence ATGGAAATCAGCACTGAAAAATATTACCGGAAGAGATACTCATTATTTGAATGGAGATCAAACACCTCCACAGTTAATAAATTAATCATAGCATTTTTCATGGCCTGTGTTACAGGAATAATGGCTCAAGTTGTCATACCGCTACCCTGGACTCCGGTACCAATTACTGCCCAGACCTTTGCTGTCTTAATGGCTGGTGTGGTGCTGGGCCGTTGTTGGGGTGGCATAAGCCAGGTGATATATCTGGCAGTGGGCTTATTGGGTGTTCCCTGGTTTGCAGGACTTAGTGGTGGTTATACAATTATTTTAGGCGCTACAGGGGGTTATTTAATAGGTTTTATTCTTGCAGCACTCTTCCTTGGCTACTTCACAGATAAATACACTCATTCCCGTAACTTCCGACCGATGCTGGGACTCATGCTCCTGGCTAACTTCGCCCTAATTTATATCCCGGGTTTAGTAGGATTGGGATTATGGATGTACCTGGTTAAGGGAAGCTTCCCCACAATCTTAACCATTATTAGCATGGGTCTTTTACCCTTTATTTTCGGAGATCTGGTTAAAATAGGGGGAGCAGCTGCTTTAACCAAGGCCATAACGCCTAAAGATAGATATTAA
- a CDS encoding PAS domain S-box protein yields the protein MEKNPKIRLISLRNATIISAVFTVVYLMLTLIFLGNQEFLTVLSNTISPLVNLIVIIFLILTLRVLKTCKSSEYTAWLFLTLAQFSYLVGDVIWSILEMGLRTEPFPSIADVGYILYYPLFAIGIFMLPRLSQNTDRNYKTVLDMAIILIASGMFFWTFLIMPTLETKTGEGLGLYLSILYIMLDFALLFPLLDLIFNRIKSLKDSVLLLLAASIVAQLFTDIWFVQQTISGNYFSGNPMETGWMIGYFLLGLAGIMRANEIISHEKEATTSRDPHKFSYNIYLPYLLVILSYLLLIVGYKNYSDMNLMVLETGVGLTILLVVIRQLLSLKENQTLYLNAQQEIIKRKKTEKKLKRERDRAQSYFNISGVILLVLDLKGCVKLVNKKGCQVLGYPKEEIIGKDWFSTFVAPEEREDAKSIFTKSIQNPKDYKNMQTETNIINREGEKRTISWQHTFLKNENKEIVGTLSSGEDVTLRKIREKKLNEKTKSTIRRQDVLLQLTREEANDLEHAFKTLVEYDSDILDVERVSIWFFNDDKTEIVCRDLYQKSTKTHDKGFILKALDYPQYFKAIKNSHNIAAYDAINDPNTFEFAESYLKPLGIISMLDVPIWFKGELYGVLCHEHVGDRKRKWSFEDQDFAGAIANLVSRYLESENRRQAEKKIIQSLNEKEVLLREIHHRVKNNMQVISSLLNLQSRSIENESVRDVFKESQNRVRSMSMVHELLYRSPDLASIYFKDYIRNLVNTLFQSYNAHNREIKLKADIEDIKMGIDTAIPLGLIMNELLTNSLNHAFQEGQNGEIKISAKLEGDGYLVTISDNGVGFPDDIDFYQTRSLGLQLVNTLVDQIKGDIKLETEHGKGTKFELRFKEVKYKARI from the coding sequence TTGGAGAAGAATCCTAAGATAAGGTTGATTTCATTACGTAATGCCACTATTATATCTGCAGTATTTACAGTTGTTTATCTAATGTTAACCCTTATTTTTTTAGGTAATCAGGAATTTCTTACAGTTTTAAGCAACACAATTAGCCCCTTAGTCAACCTAATCGTGATCATATTCCTTATATTAACCTTGAGGGTTCTTAAAACATGTAAATCATCCGAGTACACTGCATGGTTATTTTTGACACTGGCACAATTTTCTTATTTAGTAGGTGATGTGATTTGGAGTATTTTAGAAATGGGACTTCGAACCGAGCCTTTCCCCTCTATTGCTGATGTGGGTTATATTTTGTACTATCCCCTATTTGCCATTGGTATTTTTATGTTGCCACGTTTATCTCAAAATACTGATAGAAACTATAAAACCGTCTTGGACATGGCTATAATACTTATTGCCAGTGGCATGTTCTTTTGGACCTTCCTTATAATGCCCACTTTAGAGACTAAGACCGGAGAGGGTTTAGGACTTTATCTTTCCATTTTGTATATTATGCTGGATTTTGCACTCCTTTTCCCATTACTTGATTTGATTTTCAATCGAATTAAAAGTTTAAAAGATAGTGTTCTTCTCCTGTTAGCTGCTTCAATCGTTGCACAACTTTTCACCGATATCTGGTTTGTTCAACAAACCATTTCAGGAAACTACTTTTCAGGAAATCCTATGGAAACCGGTTGGATGATAGGTTACTTCCTATTAGGTCTTGCAGGAATAATGAGAGCCAATGAGATTATATCTCATGAGAAAGAGGCGACAACCTCCAGAGACCCTCATAAATTTTCTTATAATATATATTTACCTTATTTACTTGTTATTTTATCCTATTTGCTGCTTATCGTAGGGTATAAAAATTATTCCGACATGAACTTAATGGTTTTAGAAACAGGTGTTGGTTTAACAATTTTACTGGTGGTTATCAGGCAATTATTGTCCTTGAAAGAAAATCAAACCCTGTATCTCAACGCCCAGCAAGAGATCATAAAAAGAAAGAAAACTGAAAAAAAACTTAAAAGAGAAAGAGATCGGGCGCAAAGTTATTTCAATATTTCCGGAGTGATATTGTTGGTGCTGGACCTGAAAGGATGTGTGAAACTAGTGAACAAAAAAGGTTGCCAGGTTTTAGGATACCCTAAGGAGGAAATAATTGGAAAGGATTGGTTTTCCACATTCGTGGCACCTGAGGAGAGGGAGGATGCAAAATCTATTTTCACAAAATCAATTCAAAATCCAAAAGATTACAAAAATATGCAAACTGAAACTAACATTATTAACCGGGAAGGAGAAAAAAGAACCATTTCATGGCAGCACACTTTTCTAAAAAATGAAAATAAAGAGATAGTAGGGACCTTAAGTTCTGGAGAAGATGTAACCTTAAGAAAGATCAGAGAAAAAAAGTTAAATGAAAAAACCAAATCCACTATTCGAAGACAGGATGTACTTCTCCAGTTAACACGTGAAGAAGCTAATGACCTGGAACATGCATTTAAAACATTAGTTGAATATGATTCTGATATTTTAGATGTGGAAAGAGTGAGTATTTGGTTCTTTAATGATGATAAGACTGAAATTGTATGCCGTGACCTATACCAGAAAAGTACAAAGACCCATGATAAAGGTTTCATTCTCAAGGCTCTGGATTATCCCCAGTATTTCAAAGCCATTAAGAACAGCCACAACATAGCAGCATATGATGCAATTAATGATCCAAATACCTTTGAATTCGCAGAATCTTATTTGAAACCCTTGGGGATCATTTCCATGCTGGATGTTCCCATCTGGTTTAAAGGAGAGTTGTACGGAGTTCTGTGTCATGAACATGTGGGGGATAGGAAGAGAAAATGGAGTTTTGAAGATCAGGATTTTGCAGGGGCTATTGCTAACCTGGTCTCACGCTATTTGGAATCAGAAAATCGTAGGCAGGCTGAAAAAAAAATAATTCAATCCTTAAATGAAAAAGAGGTTTTGTTAAGGGAGATTCATCACCGGGTTAAGAATAATATGCAGGTTATCTCCAGTCTTCTCAATCTTCAGTCCCGCAGTATTGAAAATGAATCCGTTAGAGATGTTTTTAAAGAAAGTCAGAATAGGGTTAGATCAATGTCCATGGTTCATGAATTACTGTACCGGTCTCCAGATCTGGCCAGTATCTATTTTAAAGATTACATTAGGAACCTGGTGAACACTCTTTTTCAATCTTACAATGCGCATAACCGAGAAATAAAATTGAAAGCTGATATTGAAGATATTAAAATGGGAATAGATACTGCCATCCCCCTGGGATTGATAATGAATGAGCTACTGACCAATTCATTGAATCATGCTTTCCAAGAGGGTCAAAATGGAGAGATAAAAATAAGTGCTAAATTAGAGGGTGATGGTTACCTGGTTACAATTTCTGATAATGGGGTAGGTTTTCCAGATGATATTGATTTTTACCAAACCAGGAGTTTGGGTCTGCAACTAGTTAACACCCTAGTGGATCAGATTAAAGGAGATATCAAATTAGAAACTGAACATGGTAAAGGAACCAAATTTGAATTACGCTTCAAGGAAGTGAAGTATAAAGCAAGGATCTAA